TGAAgttttaaattcttgtaaagccactagcacgaaaCGTAAACTAATCTATTTCTCCAAAATCTGAGATCAAAATTAAGCCAAAGATGGCGTATAATAGGGCGAGAATGCCTTATTTAGGACTCTTACAggataggttaaattaggtttggTTACATAGTAAATGTTCTAAATGTTAGCATGCCGTTTGTAAACATTTTAACTGTGAAGAACTTCATAGATGCAATTAATCGCTTCCAATCTCTTAGATTTTAGAGAAATAGTTTAGTTAGCGTTTTAGAGTTCAAAAAAGAGAAAAATGGATCATCAGGGAGAATTGAagtaaattttaatttcaacATAATATGTACAGCATATACATTGAAATACATTCATGAAGAGCCAGTACATTAACTATTCAACTTTAGGAAAGCCGAGTACtgtgagctgaagctcaacccggtATAATAAATCTGTTATTGACCTTGGGAATAAATAGTTCAGCATTTCTCAAGTTTAGTTGCCCCTTGGATTGTTGGGTTTAAGGCCAATCATTCTCTGGAGGGTCATTAAGGCCTCTAAAATATCTTATCGACCAGCCAGGAAGTATAATCTAGTCCGGAAAACTATCCAGGACTAAGGTAAACTCTCAGGGTGTTATGAGAAGCAGGGAAGACCTGTCGCGGTATGCACCACACTTGGTGCTTCATCATGACTTACTAATTCAAAAGATCAATTCGGATAAAGAAAAAGACGCGTACAAAAACAATAATCACGccataaatatttttttaaaaacaaaataataataatatatcaaAATAAAGACAGTTcatattaaattaattaatttattttataaaGTTAACAATTATTacataaatattttaattctataaaaaatctaaataaattattatgacCATTTATCCACAAAGTTGCAAAGCATCAAATTACTTACTTTGGTTATTTTTATAAGTCAGCTAACGTAGCTGATTACAATAATTCTGAATATTTATAGGAAGGTACtaaaagtttatttatatgtggtTATTGTACTAGTTTTTGTAAGAAAAACAGCTGTTGGCATAGAGCTGTGTATGTGTGAAACCGTCAGAGGTGGAGTTTACATGTGCCCTGCAGTCAGAGGTGGAGTTTACATGTGCCCTGCAGTCAGAGGTGGAGTTTACATGTGCCCTGCAGTCAGAGGTGGAGTTTACATGTGCCCTGCAGTCAAAGGTGGAGTTTACATGTGCCCTGCAGTCAGAGGTGGAGTTTACATGTGCCCTGCAGTCAGAGGTTGATTGTACAGGTGTCCTGAGGTCAGAGGTGGATTGTACAGGTGTCCTGAGGTCAGAGGTGGATTGTACAGGTGTCCTGAGGTCAGAGGTTGATTGTACAGGTGTCCTGAGGTCAGAGGTTGATTGTACAGGTGTCCTGAGGTCAGAGGTTGATTGTACAGGTGTCCTGAGGTCAGAGGTGGATTGTACAGGTGTCCTGAGGTCAGAGGTGGATTGTACAGGTGTCCTGAGGTCAGAGGTGGATTGTACAGGTGTCCTGAGGTCAGAGGTTGATTGTACAGGTGTCCTGAGGTCAGAGGTGGATTGTACAGGTGTTCTGAGGTCAGAGGTGGATTGTACAGGTGTCCTGAGGTCAGAGGTTGATTGTACAGGTGTCCTGAGGTCAGAGGTTGATTGTACAGGTGTCCTGAGGTCAGAAGTTGATTGTACATGTACCCTGCAGTCAGAGGTTGATTGTACAGGTGTCCTGAGGTCAAAGGTGGATTGTACAGGTGTCCTGAGGTCAGAGGTGGATTGTACATGTGTCCTGAGGTCAGAGGTTGAGTGTACAGGTGTCCTGAGGCCGTCTGTACATTTTGACATTTTGACtcgacgttgcattcaaatatacgtgtggttttatatacctgctatatagatgacacacctgtgacaggtaaaaacatgtttttttttttttaataaaacagtgccatctgttgtgcATAAATGCAacacgttatactaaatatgttacgtttccatttcaatgcttccgattgcaatgataaatttaattttcatagatttcgatttattttcattttgattaaattattttgtgtgaattaagctctgttgtttattataccgttcatttcgtgagtatagtttaaatttttattttttcaatttttgttTAACTGTTCCTATTTGTTAGTGCAATTGGCgatggaattgagttgtgttgatTGATCTGCGTTTCGAAATATTgagatatttcgttagtattttttgtttttgttttgatgacaagaaaatggacaacgcaTTTATTtctcagctgcaaatgtgcaacaaatagccatgaatccaccggctacagtgttaacagttttcttcacgttatgtcaaaatgacgcgtttgcgaaaacactgttgtattcggaagtacctacgtattacacatagaatacgagtagaaaatcatttgaacgacgaaaACGAGGAGAACGAGTCAACGTACAACCTGGCATATACaaacaaactacgataggcagacaatACACCTTGCATCCAATCAAGataaatgcttctttcttcgcatgctgttggtgaatgtgcccggtccaacgtctttccagcaattgatatttatcaacggcgttacacatgccacttcccgtaATGCATGCAATGTATTGGAGAATAACCGACACTGCGATGTAAGCATTAATGACGTgttcaacacgtcacatccaaatcaaatgttgttgttgttgttaaagattcgctacctggaacaaaaagttccaagcagcacgggctatggtgagcccgtagtcaaaTTCGTGCAATGTTTGCATTCATATTGACTgcctgctctccttcatctccaacacagTTATGGAAGAATATATGAAtcacacatggctgaagatattgtctgtcgaatacgcaaggaaaattcaaatatgaacatgaatttcacagcagaaatctacaacgaagcgttgataatgattgaagatttttgTTTAGAAATcgagaacaaagttctcaatcaattgagAATGCCATCACCgactcgatctgctgctgcttcgttcgatgtagaattgcgtcgagaACAAAATTAAAGCACAAGTGATCCATCGtcatatgtgcaatcaaatattcctaatctaactcttgagcgaaaaggcatttacgatcaaataattcaaactgtcaattattataattatattatattttataaagaacatattattgacttagttgtgttagtttaggttaggttaggtggggttggttaggtttggtcatatatctacgttagttttaactcaaatataagaaaattaactcatacataatgaaattgatacctttatcatttcattagaaaaatattagaaaaatatataaattcaagagaacttggcttattaggcaaatcgggccttgcataacaggccgagtactgcgttctggctactaagtacaacaTATTTGAAGAAGTGGGTTACACCATTCAGAGAATATAGTACCTTTCCAACAACATAATATTAgtttgtttagagaacaactttttagcTTAGTCGCAATAAAATGCCTTTCTTGCCTTGATTTCTCTTTGACTTTTAGTATTCAGGCTCGATGTATATTAAAAAGAATAGTTTGGTAACAGTACGGGAATCCACTAAAATAAAAATTTTGAGAGTAAAAATTATATTAATCAACATCTTTTTGTTGTGTtgctgttaaagattcgctacttggaacaaaaagttctaagtagcacggggtatggtgagcccgtaatgcaaCTTTATATCAAATCCATTTATAGTGGAAGAAAAACAGAAGTTTCTGAAACCAACATCACTACACAGAAATAGAAGTTATATGCACGGTTTAAGGCATTTCTTCCTCTAGAGAGTTATTAAGTTCTTACAACCTCTTGAGGTTGTTAAAATCTATATACTTTAGGGGGAGTTATTAACACTCCAGAGGCTCAGCCTCTGGAGTTACTAGGCTCTAAAAGCCTCAGAAGCGTTATTTAGCTCTAACAGCCTCTGGCgtgttattatgctctctcaTCTCAAGAGTGTTGTTTAGCTCTAACTGCCTCTagagtgttattatgctctctcaTCTCAAGAGTGTTGTTTAGCTCTAACTGCCTCTagagtgttattatgctctctcaTCTCAAGAGTGTTGTTTAGCTCTAACAGCCTCTGGCgtgttattatgctctctcaTCTCAAGAGTGTTGTTTAGCTCTAACTGCCTCTagagtgttattatgctctctcaTCTCAAGAGTGTTGTTTAGCTCTAACTGCCTCTagagtgttattatgctctctcaTCTCAAGAGTGTTGTTTAGCTCTAACTGCCTCTagagtgttattatgctctctcaTCTCAAGAGTGTTGTTTAGCTCTAACTGCCTCTagagtgttattatgctctctcaTCTCAAGAGTGTTGTTTAGCTCTAACTGCCTCTagagtgttattatgctctctcaTCTCAAGAGTGTTGTTTAGCTCTAACTGCCTCTagagtgttattatgctctctcaTCTCAAGAGTGTTGTTTAGCTCTAACTGCCTCTagagtgttattatgctctctcaTCTCAAGAGTGTTGTTTAGCTCTAACTGCCTCTAGAGTGTTATTTAGCTCTTAACACCTTCTGGAGAGTAATTTAGCTCTAACAGCCGCTGAGTgttattaaactctaacaacctttAGAGAATATAAATTTGGAAAATGTATCCAAAATATATATGATTGTTTTATGTGAGACTATGCCTTTATAGTGGTGAATAGGTCACAAAAACCCTCAGTCAGAAAGGTCTGGACTAGCATCAAACTAATGCTGAGGGCAGATTATACTTTAATGACTGACCAGGGATGCATAGAGCAGCTGCAggagtccaaatccttggcactcCTTATCCACTGGGTCGTGGAGCTTCATCGGGCCTCAGACGTAGGTCATCAGAGTAGCTCGAACGGTCTTCACGacgatatagaatttatatttgatgtgtatGGCCATGAAAGCAGTTTGAATCCAAGTAATCCAGGTAACATAAAAGGGATCACGATAGTAACATCAGTATTGGCAAAGTCAATACTGGGTACAAGGGTCTGAAGGTGTGAACGTAAAGGCACTTGTACTAAACAGTTAGATTATTCATAAAACTTAACACTAACAGTACATGACAAGAACAATctaacgttacgttaatgtcggaCGTGGTGCTTGACGAGGCTGGACTTCCCGGAACACTGGCTTCCAGGTTGGACCGCTCGCAGTATCCCTGACCCTGTCTACACTTAACAACAGTGGGCAACCACTCCAGACGCAATGGCAGCTTGACAAGACGGCGGCAAGTAGCAATAACATACAAGGAAAGACAACGGCCCTCGATGGTGCCAGATGCGAATCCGAGATCAATGAGGGTAATTACAGTTGCAACAATGCACGGCCCCCATGTTGGTGCAAGATGGGAGTCTGGGGTCAATGTCAGACAatcaagcagtctccgtggtgtagtggtaagacactcgcctggcgttccgcgagcgctgtcatgggttcgtatcctggccggggaggatttactgggcgcaattccttaactgtagcctctgtttaacgcaaaagtaaaatgtgtacttggatgaaaaaacgattcttcgcggcaggggatcgtattccagggaccataggattaaggacttgcccgaaacgctacgcgtactagtggctgtacaagaatgtaacaactcttgtatatatctcaaaggtTGGAACCAATCACGGCCCACGATGGTGCCAGGTGCGAGGTGCGAGGCCAGCGTGGGGTGACTGATGACTGAATGACAACAACTGACAGACTTGTCACTGAGACGAGTCTTCCGTGCAACACTCAGTTTATTACGTTACTTTGTCACCAAGACGTGCAATCACAACAGAGGTCAATGCAATCAACAATGGCTACGGGTAATTAGCAGTCCCTGAGTTATCGTGCCAGGATCTGTCACAGCCTAACAGCTCACTCACAAAGAATTTATGTTAAGGCTCGGCGTCACTAAGACTGCTTAATTAACATCGATCAGTCAATAAGATTACTAATCACCGCATATCAGATCAATTGAAATTAACACACTGATATCTCAAGGATAATTGAACACAAAGTTACACTGACGTCGCAAGATACTGAACACAAATTAACTGAACATTGAGTATACTGATATCTCAAGTTAATGAACACAAACTTACACTGACGTCGCAAGATACTGAACACAAATTAACTGAACATTGAGTATACTGACTTCTCAAGTTAATGAACACAAAGTTACACTGACGTCGCAAGATACTGAACACAAGTTTAACTGAACGCACCAATTCAagtcactgagaccaacaacaataccttaccttgaggtgcttccggggcttagcgtccccgcggcccggtcgtcgaccaggcctcctggttgctggactgatcaaccaggctgttggatgtcgTGGATTACAacatggacgcggctgctcgcagcctgacgtatgagtcacagcctggttgatcatgtatCCTTTGGAGTTATACACTAAAACAAAATACACCAGGTCACACAGACCATCTACAAACagtcacacaccacacaacactgacacactCACGAGTCACCAGATGCACAATAATACACAAGGTAAGTAACTCTTACTTGGACTTACAGCAAGTCCCTTAGAAATAAAGACAGAACGGCATGGACCTGGGTTAATCAcacagtggttatcttgagatgatttcggggctttagtgtccccgcggcccggtcctcgaccaggcctccacccccaggaagcggcccgtgacagctgactaactcccaggtacctatttactgctaggtaacaggggcattcagggtgaaagaaactttgcccatttgtttctgcctcgtgcgggaatcgaacccgcgccacagaattacgagtcctgcgcgctatccaccgcaCGAGGCCCTAGTGATGGTATATGAATAACTAAACCACACTAAACACAGTAAAATACACACGTCACAGACAACTAAATGTGTAAAACTGAACGTGTAAGATGACAATAACACTAAAGATCTGGCTACAGTATTTACACAGAAAAGCTGTAGCAGGTCTTTACCTATTGTGCTTCCTCGGTGGAATCGAACTCGGTCCCGTAGGGGAACTAGTCAGAACGTACACCGGACGGCTGAATCAAATTCAACACAAGGAATTTGCAcaacagaagagagagaggaataatGTTTGAGTACTCACGTTAATTTATACCAGTATGACACACTCACAAACATCAATCCCACTCTCACTGCTCCAGCTGTTGATTGAAGACCACACACTGGAGATGACGGAGTGAGGTGGAGGTCGGGTTGGAGCACCGACACTCAAAAGTAGCGAGTGAGGCAGGGCTGGACCGTGAGGCGGGGTTGGAGGTGCGACAAGCAGGTTGGGCGCCAGCCCGACCCTAATCCAGGGCTGGCGGGGGAGATGGCCGCGCGCGTCACTTAATTAAGGTTGAGAATGGCTAAACTTCCAGAGTGCGTGCTCCCTACAAACGCCAGTTTTATGCACAAGCGTGTtatattgctgaaggctgactgtaTGCATGCTGGAATTGacgaatatatgtatatatgtatatatatatatatatatatatatatatatatatatatatatatatatatatatatatatatatatatatatatatatatatatatatatatatatatatatatatatattagtatattttggtagcagtctttcctgtagacatatattattaaatatgaccgaaaaagtaagattaataattctaacacgaattttctcaatctttcgtacatttcttttcactgttggaggtaaatcaaaaatcaattcaccaaaattaatttttatttctagtctgacgcgacacgagcgcgtttcgtaaaacttattacattttcaaagactttagtttacaaatacacaactgaatagaacttacgcatctccgattttatatctacattttagtgaggtggatggggtgaggtggcattaatagggtattaatttcatcaacacaagacagaacaagaggtggcaataatagggtattaatttcatcaacacaagacagaacacgaaacaatgggtattgaatagaagtgtttgtagaaagcctattggtccatatttcttgatgcttctatattggaccggagtcttgaggtgggtagaatatagttgtgcattaattggctgttgattgctggtgttgacttcttgatgtgtagtgcctcgcaaacgtcaagccgcctgctatcgctgtatctatcgatgatttctgtgttgtttactaggatttctctggcgatggtttggttgtgggaagagattatatgttccttaatggagccctgttgcataagctgttgcatatatatatatatatatatatatatatatatatatatatatatatatatatatatatatatatatatatatatatatatatatatatatatatatatatatatatatatgtgatgtgAGGCACCCGGAGAGAACAATGGCGTGGACGGGAAAAATTAACAGAGTTGACACTCCCACAGTAGTGAAGATTTACACACGATCTTCACTCAAACACTTACAATCGTTTCCTGATTCATATATCTCACTGTGACAGAGCAATAAAATGACAAATTGCTCAGGGTGAAGCCGATAACACGAGATAACTGTGAACAGTCCCGTTGCACCTGTTGACAGCACATGTGACGGCTATGACTTCACTTCACTTATCTCCTTAATTAACTTCTAACGGAACCTGCAGCCGCTGGATTCTGCAGCAACGATCACAGAGCGGCGTAGAATcaacttggagagagagagagagagaaaattaagccacccaaaaggtggcttgggcatgaatagcccataagtggtggcccttttgagccatttccagtatcaatagatgatactggagatctgtggaggtgcgactgcaccctgcgtgacgggagatgtctcccgtgagagaTCAACTTGGGCTGGCTAGAGGTTTATATAGGCGCGAGGAATCAAGGCTCTGACCAGAGCCCTGATCTCCCTACTTCTCGACAGCGTAGCTCCCAGATACAGAATAACGTCTGAGGCGCGAGAATCTCGCAGTCGCAAGGTTTTGGGGCGAGAATTCGGGCAACGGCTCCTGTGGTGCTAGGCACTCGGCCAATCAGGTTCGAGCATAGACGGAGGCCTTCGTGCCGCTTCTAATGGTAGAAGAGCTGGCAGGAAACGCTGATGACGTCACGTCACCGGAATAGGGGAGCCGTTGGTACCTGATAGTAATCCCCTTagccttctcctctctctctctgtctgtctgtctgcaggcgatgggtcacaataacgtggctgaagtatgttgaccagaccacacactagaagttgaagagacgacgacgtttcggtccgtcctggactattctcaagtcgagcttgagaatggtccaggacggaccgaaacgtcgtcgtcccttcaacttctagtgtgtggtctggtcaactgtctgtctgtctgttgccAGGGCCAAGAGTTACAGAATTCAGGGAAAACCTTTAACTATTTACACAGAATACGACAACGAGAGTTACTTCTTTGGAATGCTGAAGGCATCCCCTTTCGAAAGAGACGTGATTCCACTAGTCTATCTCCATTACCAAGGAAGATAGACTTCTGTGCCCACACTGTGCACATCTCCACACTTTTTCTGAGGCAAAAAGCTTTTTCTACTTATCACCTGTTAACAGTTAACATCAGCTAGTTAACAGCAACAGATGTTAACAGATGTAAGCTAGCTGAGAAGT
This genomic stretch from Procambarus clarkii isolate CNS0578487 chromosome 5, FALCON_Pclarkii_2.0, whole genome shotgun sequence harbors:
- the LOC138372265 gene encoding protein SON-like, with the protein product MGEPLTSRRLHILVEATIVSGPQSCVCVKPSEVEFTCALQSEVEFTCALQSEVEFTCALQSEVEFTCALQSKVEFTCALQSEVEFTCALQSEVDCTGVLRSEVDCTGVLRSEVDCTGVLRSEVDCTGVLRSEVDCTGVLRSEVDCTGVLRSEVDCTGVLRSEVDCTGVLRSEVDCTGVLRSEVDCTGVLRSEVDCTGVLRSEVDCTGVLRSEVDCTGVLRSEVDCTGVLRSEVDCTCTLQSEVDCTGVLRSKVDCTGVLSYGRIYESHMAEDIVCRIRKENSNMNMNFTAEIYNEALIMIEDFCLEIENKVLNQLRMPSPTRSAAASFDVELRREQN